A genomic segment from Actinomadura hallensis encodes:
- a CDS encoding MarR family winged helix-turn-helix transcriptional regulator gives MNAEAALVGHWRKLATSYNTIACALERALQDAHGITMSEYETLDRLVDLDCEKCRVQDVAAAMYLSQSALSRTVARLEKHGYVQRALCQDDRRGIFVRVTDAGRRRHAEARNTHLKVLTEHLPPPPAKPI, from the coding sequence ATGAACGCGGAGGCTGCCCTGGTCGGCCATTGGCGCAAGCTCGCCACCAGCTACAACACGATCGCGTGCGCCCTCGAACGCGCCCTCCAGGACGCCCACGGCATCACCATGAGCGAGTACGAAACGCTCGATCGCCTCGTCGACCTCGACTGTGAGAAATGCCGCGTGCAGGACGTCGCCGCCGCCATGTACCTCAGCCAGAGCGCGCTGTCCCGCACCGTCGCCCGACTGGAGAAACACGGATACGTCCAGCGCGCCCTCTGCCAGGACGACCGCCGCGGCATCTTCGTCAGAGTCACCGACGCGGGCCGCCGGCGCCACGCCGAAGCACGCAATACCCACCTGAAGGTCCTCACCGAGCACCTGCCTCCGCCCCCGGCGAAGCCCATCTGA
- a CDS encoding ferredoxin reductase, with protein sequence MAASRNTVGRRLAAAARQLTTPLLPEDYLGLVNPLLSTEELRGRVEAVRHEAPAVATLVIRPGRAWRGHKPGQWVKVGVDVDGVRHWRTFSLSSPPRPDGRITITVKAAPDGFVSAHLVGRVRPGTIVRLEPAEGDFVLPSPVPEKLLFVTAGSGITPVMAMLRHLRGASGRAAADVVLVHSDRTAGNVIFGAELRRMPGVRLYERHTAADGRLKPSELPEICPDWAEREAWACGPGAMLDDLAEHWRAAGVEDRLRVERFQTVLAGAHSGEGGRVTFTKSGVEVDADGATPLLVAGEEAGALLPSGCRMGICHSCVGRLCSGRVRDLRTGEVHGEEGEIVQTCVSAAAGPVEIEL encoded by the coding sequence TTGGCCGCATCCCGGAACACGGTCGGGCGGCGGCTCGCCGCGGCCGCGAGGCAGCTCACGACGCCGTTGCTGCCGGAGGACTACCTCGGCCTGGTGAACCCGCTGCTGTCCACGGAGGAGCTCCGCGGCAGGGTCGAGGCCGTCCGGCACGAGGCCCCGGCCGTGGCGACCCTGGTCATCCGGCCGGGCCGTGCGTGGCGGGGCCACAAGCCCGGTCAGTGGGTCAAGGTCGGGGTGGACGTCGACGGCGTCCGGCACTGGCGGACGTTCTCCCTGTCGTCCCCGCCGAGGCCGGACGGCCGCATCACCATCACCGTCAAGGCCGCGCCGGACGGGTTCGTCTCGGCTCATCTCGTCGGCCGCGTGAGGCCGGGGACGATCGTCCGGCTGGAGCCGGCGGAGGGCGACTTCGTGCTGCCCTCGCCGGTCCCGGAGAAGCTGCTGTTCGTCACGGCGGGCAGCGGGATCACGCCGGTCATGGCCATGCTGCGGCACCTGCGCGGCGCGTCCGGCCGCGCCGCCGCAGACGTCGTGCTCGTCCATTCGGACCGGACGGCCGGGAACGTCATCTTCGGCGCCGAGCTGCGCCGGATGCCCGGGGTGCGGCTGTACGAGCGGCACACCGCGGCGGACGGGCGCCTCAAGCCGTCGGAGCTGCCGGAGATCTGCCCGGACTGGGCGGAGCGCGAGGCGTGGGCCTGCGGCCCGGGCGCGATGCTCGACGACCTCGCCGAGCACTGGCGGGCCGCCGGTGTCGAGGACAGGTTGCGCGTGGAGCGTTTCCAGACCGTCCTGGCCGGCGCCCACTCCGGGGAGGGCGGGCGCGTCACGTTCACCAAGAGCGGCGTCGAGGTGGACGCGGACGGGGCCACGCCGCTCCTGGTGGCGGGCGAGGAGGCGGGGGCGCTGCTGCCGAGCGGCTGCCGGATGGGCATCTGCCACAGCTGCGTCGGCCGCCTGTGCTCCGGGCGGGTCCGCGACCTGCGCACCGGCGAGGTTCACGGCGAGGAGGGCGAGATCGTCCAGACGTGCGTCTCGGCCGCCGCCGGCCCGGTGGAGATCGAACTTTGA
- a CDS encoding MFS transporter, producing MHVHVPSLGVAITDTSPVRAPAVPNAAAEQTWSPRLWGVLAVLCAVLFLDALDVSMVGVALPSIGAELGLSTTSLQWIVNGYVLGYGGLLLLGGRTADLLGRRRVFLVALGVFAVASLVGGLVDNGALLVVTRFVKGLAAAFTAPTALSILTTTFHEGPARNRALSVFSVFGASGYSSGLILGGLLTGFGWRWTFLTPVPLAVLALVAGAALIPRDRPAANGGHDLVGAATLTGGMLLAVYTVVSAPERGWLDPVTLGFAALAAALLAGFFVTESKVRNPLVRLGILRIGTVVQANLSMVALFGSYLSFQFVMTLYLQDVLGWSPLRMAMALLPGGLVVAVGSPFLGRLIDRYGASRLIVTSMTSLTLGYGWFLATAGNAPHYALTIFPTMVLLGGGFAFGFSSIMSQATDGIDDSEQGLASGLVNTSGQVGAALVLAVVTALVAAGTTGAGFAGFTPGVNLVAAVAVVGLSLNLVALYRHRPRAGTRRSG from the coding sequence ATGCACGTGCATGTACCGTCCCTCGGCGTGGCTATTACCGACACCTCACCTGTCCGCGCTCCGGCCGTCCCGAACGCGGCGGCCGAACAGACCTGGAGCCCTCGTCTCTGGGGGGTTCTCGCAGTCCTGTGCGCCGTGTTGTTCCTCGACGCGCTCGACGTCTCGATGGTGGGCGTGGCGCTCCCGTCGATCGGCGCCGAGCTGGGTCTTTCGACGACGTCGCTGCAGTGGATCGTGAACGGCTACGTGCTCGGCTACGGCGGTCTGCTCCTGCTCGGCGGCCGTACGGCCGACCTTCTCGGCCGCCGCCGGGTCTTCCTCGTCGCGCTGGGCGTGTTCGCCGTCGCGTCCCTGGTGGGCGGGCTCGTGGACAACGGCGCCCTGCTGGTCGTCACCCGTTTCGTCAAGGGGCTGGCGGCCGCGTTCACCGCTCCGACCGCGCTTTCCATCCTGACCACCACGTTCCATGAGGGGCCCGCCCGCAACCGGGCGCTGTCGGTCTTCTCGGTCTTCGGGGCCAGCGGCTACTCGTCGGGCCTGATCCTCGGCGGGCTGCTGACCGGTTTCGGGTGGCGCTGGACGTTCCTGACGCCCGTGCCCCTCGCCGTCCTCGCCCTGGTCGCGGGCGCCGCCCTGATTCCCCGGGACAGACCGGCGGCGAACGGGGGCCACGACCTCGTCGGCGCCGCGACCCTCACGGGCGGCATGCTGCTCGCCGTGTACACCGTCGTGTCCGCGCCTGAACGAGGCTGGCTCGACCCGGTGACGCTCGGCTTCGCCGCACTGGCGGCGGCCCTGCTGGCCGGGTTCTTCGTCACCGAGAGCAAGGTGCGGAATCCGCTGGTCCGTCTCGGCATCCTCCGGATCGGGACGGTGGTGCAGGCCAACCTGAGCATGGTGGCGCTGTTCGGCTCGTACCTGAGCTTCCAGTTCGTGATGACGCTGTACCTGCAGGACGTCCTGGGCTGGTCACCGCTGAGGATGGCGATGGCGCTGCTGCCCGGGGGACTGGTCGTGGCCGTCGGCTCGCCGTTCCTCGGCCGACTGATCGACCGGTACGGGGCGTCCCGTCTGATCGTCACCTCCATGACGTCGTTGACGCTGGGATATGGGTGGTTCCTCGCCACGGCCGGGAACGCCCCGCACTACGCGTTGACGATCTTCCCGACGATGGTGCTGCTGGGCGGCGGGTTCGCGTTCGGATTCAGTTCGATCATGAGTCAGGCGACGGACGGCATCGACGACTCCGAGCAGGGGCTGGCCTCCGGTCTGGTCAACACCTCGGGCCAGGTCGGCGCCGCCCTCGTCCTGGCGGTGGTCACCGCACTGGTGGCGGCCGGGACGACCGGCGCCGGTTTCGCCGGTTTCACCCCGGGCGTCAACCTGGTCGCCGCGGTCGCGGTGGTGGGCCTGTCGCTGAACCTCGTCGCCCTGTACCGTCACCGACCCCGCGCCGGCACCCGGCGGAGTGGTTGA
- a CDS encoding alpha/beta hydrolase, whose product MRAVKYIGVATALALAAAGCNGDEDTASPSAVPAGLESFYEQKPSWKDCEDGFECTTVEVPLDYSKPSGDKLGISVIRLPAQDSSDRIGSLLTNPGGPGGSGVDFVRQVGRAFGADLRNRFDIVGFDPRGVAGSDPVRCNTGAQLDDFFSTDASPDDEQETRALGTEGEEFAQNCETKAADKLPHVGTVNAARDMDVLRAALGDDKLTYYGASYGTYLGAFYAEQFPKNIRALVLDGAVDPTLSSTELLIEQAKGFETALRAFAEDCVANGCPFGDSADAVVTRIGDLLDDIDKKPLTSTRDDREVTESLAVMGIARSLYVKEYWPVLRQALTKAINDSDGTILLGLADEMVDRKADGTYSNQTDANMAVNCVDKPTPQNLAAYGKAAAEAEKSAPRFGPFVVWGGVPCVYWPTQSAPEPKPLTANGADPILVVGTTRDPATPYKWSENLADQLSSGVLLTFEGDGHTAYLQGNACITNAVDDYLVTTDPPKNGTTCR is encoded by the coding sequence GTGCGGGCAGTGAAGTACATCGGCGTGGCCACGGCGCTGGCGCTCGCCGCGGCCGGCTGCAACGGCGACGAGGACACGGCGAGCCCCTCCGCCGTCCCCGCGGGCCTCGAATCGTTCTACGAGCAGAAGCCCTCCTGGAAGGACTGCGAGGACGGCTTCGAGTGCACCACCGTCGAGGTGCCGCTGGACTACTCCAAGCCGTCCGGCGACAAGCTCGGCATCTCCGTCATCCGGCTCCCGGCCCAGGACTCCTCCGACCGGATCGGCTCGCTGCTCACCAACCCGGGCGGACCCGGCGGCTCCGGCGTCGACTTCGTCCGCCAGGTCGGCCGCGCCTTCGGCGCCGACCTCCGCAACCGCTTCGACATCGTCGGCTTCGACCCCCGCGGCGTCGCCGGCAGCGACCCCGTCCGCTGCAACACCGGCGCCCAGCTCGACGACTTCTTCTCCACCGACGCCTCCCCGGACGACGAGCAGGAGACCCGCGCCCTCGGAACGGAAGGCGAGGAGTTCGCCCAGAACTGCGAGACCAAGGCCGCGGACAAGCTCCCCCACGTGGGCACCGTCAACGCCGCCCGCGACATGGACGTCCTCCGCGCCGCCCTGGGAGACGACAAGCTCACCTACTACGGCGCCTCCTACGGCACCTACCTCGGAGCCTTCTACGCCGAGCAGTTCCCCAAGAACATCCGCGCCCTCGTCCTGGACGGCGCCGTCGACCCGACGCTGTCCTCCACCGAACTGCTGATCGAGCAGGCCAAGGGCTTCGAGACCGCCCTGCGCGCCTTCGCCGAGGACTGCGTCGCCAACGGCTGCCCCTTCGGCGACTCCGCCGACGCCGTCGTCACCCGCATCGGCGACCTCCTGGACGACATCGACAAGAAGCCCCTCACCAGCACCCGCGACGACCGCGAGGTCACCGAGTCCCTCGCCGTGATGGGCATAGCGAGGTCCCTCTACGTCAAGGAGTATTGGCCCGTCCTCCGCCAGGCCCTCACCAAGGCCATCAACGACTCCGACGGCACCATCCTCCTCGGCCTCGCCGATGAGATGGTCGACCGCAAGGCCGACGGCACCTACAGCAACCAGACCGACGCCAACATGGCCGTCAACTGCGTCGACAAACCCACCCCGCAGAACCTCGCCGCCTACGGCAAGGCCGCCGCCGAAGCCGAGAAGTCAGCCCCCCGCTTCGGCCCCTTCGTCGTCTGGGGCGGCGTCCCCTGCGTCTACTGGCCCACCCAGAGCGCCCCGGAGCCCAAACCCCTCACCGCCAACGGCGCCGACCCCATCCTCGTCGTCGGAACCACCCGCGACCCGGCCACCCCCTACAAGTGGTCCGAGAACCTCGCCGACCAGCTCTCCAGCGGCGTCCTCCTCACCTTCGAGGGCGACGGCCACACCGCCTACCTGCAGGGCAACGCCTGCATCACCAACGCCGTCGACGACTACCTCGTCACCACCGACCCGCCCAAGAACGGAACCACCTGCCGCTGA